The window agccacccaggctgccctaaaaagaaatcagctttaagaaaataaattgttccTGTTTTCCAACAAATCTTTCCTGTCCTCTTCTCATTTCAGCAAAGATGAGCAAATAAGACAGATCCCAGTgaccttgggacgcctgggtggctcagcagttgagtgtctgcctttggctcaagtcgtgatcccaaggtcctgggattgaatctccctctgcctatgtctctacttctctctgtgtgtctatcatgaataaataaataaaatcttaaaaaaaaagtcccagggACTGTCAAAGATTAGCTTCTGAAATACTTGAGTTGTTAGCCAGAGCAGAGACTTCCATTTCAAAATGGTGGACCAAGTACAAGTTGCAGTTTTTCCAAATTCCTAGAGATAATTGTGCTTTAAAAAAGTAAGACTTTGGTCACAAATAACTTAGAGAATaaaaattgaggggcacctgcgtggctaggtggtagagcatgtgactcttgatctcagggttgtaagatggaggcccacattgagtgtagagattacttgaaaataaaaccttaaaaaaaaggaataaaaattgaGAAGATTGGATTGACAGGGAAATCTGTAGTCCAGATGCATCTGAGACCTCCGAGAAAAGTTGAAGCATGCTAAGGAGGTATATACTTGGAGCTGTATAAACCTGCAGCAGAAGGGAGTCCAGGGCAACAGACAGGGAATAGATGTCATAGCAATAGCAGCCAAGCAGCAGTGATGGAGTGTCTGCCTCCAGGCTCCATCAGATCAGAGACAGGGCAGCAGGTGGCTGTTGACCTTAGTGGGGAGCGCCGAGTACTAACATCTAACAAACCAGTACAGTGCCCTGCCAGGTGACATAGCCCATCCTTCCTCTTCCTGAAAGCAGACCAGAATACAAGCAGGACACCAGGGCAACTCTTGTCCCCTTTCCAGGCAGACCATACAAACAGATGTGACACAGACTCTAACTGGGAATCTCAACCACACAGATAAGCCCACAACCAAGATATAGAAAGTATTCAAGAAAATCAACCCTCGTGAAGAAGACAATGAACTAAAGAAGTGGAAGTATGATGAAACAAAGCTAGTGGAACAATGAAAATGGCACTTATGGACTAGAACCCGGTTTCCTTATTCTCAGGCCACCAACCGATCTTTTCCCTTCTTCACACTGCCATCCATTCCTAAGCTGGCACTCCCTATACAGTAGGAACATTTTTgagacatttctttattttctcaaataaaagcaattttgagaaaaaacTTGCATTCGAGTGGAGAACAGCCACACAGATAGGAAACtacttcatttcctcatttccttttttttttcactgttcaaaatttatttggtattttagtTGGTAGGACAGATAGTTGGCTGCAttgtctttttacattttatggcaATGTACACTATATTCCGACATATATAGTACACAAAATAAGATCCTTTAGAAGAGTTATGCACTATACATGCAATATTGAATTTATACATTAGATCCCAGGATGTGACTGAAGAAAAAAGATCGACTAAGCATGTTGGGTGTTGGGGCAAAGGAATCAGAAGTTACGGAACACAGTAAATACACATCTGGTTTGAGGAGTAACTGCAGCATATGTGACATTGGCAGTGGTGTCTCCGAGATGGTGGAACTATATTACATTAACCAATTTAGGACTACACAAGACAGGTATCATCCAGCATCAGGATATAGCTGCAGGGTTTTGTGAACCATTCCCATTTGTAACTTTAGGAAACTGATGTTTTTCTTAGCCCATTTTAATATTACTACTTGAGTAACAGGTCAAATAATAAGGACAACATACACAACCTCCAACTAAAATCTTGTCGTAGTCTAGATAGTGACGTGGtacattagaaaattttaaaactgcagTTCCTTTTGGATCCCCCAAAGTGTATCTGCATTCTTCAAATGGGCCTCTTCCTCAGGAGTCAGAGTCACTCTCACATCGGAGATTCCATTCTGCCCCAAGATGCAAGGAACACTAAGGAAGACATCATCTTTTATTCCATAGAGACCCTTAATCATGGTGGAAATTGGATGCACCCACCTAAAATTCTTCGTTATACTTTCTGCCAAATCTGCCACAGACAGTCCAATGGCCCAGGAAGTGTAGCCTTTCAGTTTGATCACCTCATAGGCACTGTCAACCACCTGTTTGTAAACCTCTTTCCACTGTTCCTTATCTGCATCAGTGCCTAAGTCAGGGTGCAGATTCTTCAGAGAGACACCAGCAACATTTGCTCCACTCCATACAGGCACACTGGAGTCTCCATGCTCTCCAAGGACCCACCTATGACAGCTTAATGGGTGAACTCCCAACCTTTCCCCTATTAGGTAACGGAACCGGGCTGAATCCAGATTGCAATCACTTCCAATAATGCAGTTTTTGGGAAAGCCAGTTATCTTCCAAGCCACATAGGTAAAGATATTCACTGGATTGGAAACAACAAGCAACTTGCAGTTTGGGCTGTATTTGACAATATTAGGAATGATGAACTTAAAGATGTTCAGGTTACGCTGGATCAAATTAAGACGACTTTCTCCCTCTTGCTGACATGCCCCAGCCGTGATAATAGCCAGCTTGGAGTTTGCAGTCACATTATAGTCTTTGCCAGAGACAATTTTTGGTGTTCTAAAGAAAAGGCTGCTGTGCTGGAGATCCATCGTCTCTTCCTTCAATTTGTCttccatcacatcaacaagagcgAGTTCATCTGCCAAGTCCTTCATTAAGATACTGATGGCACAAGTCATGCCAATAGCACCAACCCCAATGACTGTAATCTTATTCTGGGAGATATTGTCTTCCTTAAGAAGATTCTGAATCAGCTGATCCTTGAGAGTTGCCATTTTGGACTTAGAACCAAAAGGAATCAGGAGTGCGTGGTAGGCAGCAGGTGGCCGTGTGCGGGGTCAGGTCGGGGTCGGGACTTGGCGGCTGTGGCTCCTCCTTATTTCCTATTTTGAAGAACGGCTTCCCTATCCTCCACCCTGAAATGTCTGTATTGCCCACCCCCATGCCCCACCCCATCCATCCATTAGCAAGGTCACCGTCACCTCTCTCTagtgaagcacctgggtggctgagtcactTAGTCAgctaagtgtttgactcttggtttttcagctcaggtcatgatctcagggttgtgagatcgagtgcCACACCCCCAtgcgtgctgggcatggagcctacttaagatttgattctctctccctctccctccatccctacctCCCCAAACATCCCTGTCCCAGctcacagtctctctctcaaaaaaaaaaaaaaaaaaaaaaaaggattgcacAGCTTTGTAGCTATCACCCTCCAATCCATTCTCTGCACTTTAGCCAGATGGGACTTCCAAAAATGCAAAATCTGAGTACTACGTCACTCTGGATGCTCGAGAACTTTTCAAGGTCTTCTCTTAGCTTTTTATATTGAGTTCACATTCTATAAATTACCCTACAGTACCTTGCAGGATCTGGCTCCTCTGTTCTTGTCCAATCTTATCTCTTGACTTGACCCTTGACAACCAGTCTGCCTGACCTGCTTTGTTCTAGGACCCACCCTCAGTAAACTTCTTTCATTTGTTCCTCTCTTCTCCAAGCTGCTTTCTCTGCTTGAAAcagtctttccttctgttttcataAGGCAAACACTTATTTATCCTTCAGCTTTCAGCTTTGGGGAACCTTCCTGGGCCTCCAGAGTTTGTGGTGCCTCTTCTGTTTTCCTGTGACACTATACACCTTATTCTGCATTGATCTCTCCAGACCATGTATTTTTTTGTCTGTACCTCCTCTACTATATAAGCCCCAGAAGGCAGAGACTtctttgttctctattttattcACACATGAAGCATGGTAAGCACACAATGACAACCTTTTGAATAAATGAGCTGTTTGGTgcttttatttatgcttttgcaGTACACTGTGAACATATTTAGGTCCCAAGAGAAACATGGCCA of the Canis lupus baileyi chromosome 9, mCanLup2.hap1, whole genome shotgun sequence genome contains:
- the LOC140639392 gene encoding L-lactate dehydrogenase A chain-like isoform X2, whose translation is MATLKDQLIQNLLKEDNISQNKITVIGVGAIGMTCAISILMKDLADELALVDVMEDKLKEETMDLQHSSLFFRTPKIVSGKDYNVTANSKLAIITAGACQQEGESRLNLIQRNLNIFKFIIPNIVKYSPNCKLLVVSNPVNIFTYVAWKITGFPKNCIIGSDCNLDSARFRYLIGERLGVHPLSCHRWVLGEHGDSSVPVWSGANVAGVSLKNLHPDLGTDADKEQWKEVYKQVVDKCRYTLGDPKGTAVLKFSNVPRHYLDYDKILVGGCVCCPYYLTCYSSSNIKMG
- the LOC140639392 gene encoding L-lactate dehydrogenase A chain-like isoform X1 — its product is MATLKDQLIQNLLKEDNISQNKITVIGVGAIGMTCAISILMKDLADELALVDVMEDKLKEETMDLQHSSLFFRTPKIVSGKDYNVTANSKLAIITAGACQQEGESRLNLIQRNLNIFKFIIPNIVKYSPNCKLLVVSNPVNIFTYVAWKITGFPKNCIIGSDCNLDSARFRYLIGERLGVHPLSCHRWVLGEHGDSSVPVWSGANVAGVSLKNLHPDLGTDADKEQWKEVYKQVVDSAYEVIKLKGYTSWAIGLSVADLAESITKNFRWVHPISTMIKGLYGIKDDVFLSVPCILGQNGISDVRVTLTPEEEAHLKNADTLWGIQKELQF